The Hymenobacter sp. DG25A nucleotide sequence TGTGCTCCCAGATAATGGCTTTGCTGTCGGGTCCGTGCAGGTCCAGCAGGCGGGTGAGGGTTTCCATCATGTGCTCGTCGCGCACATTCCAGGAGGCCGAGCCGCCCTTAATCATGGCGCGGTAGTAGCGCTCAGCATTTACGGCCACCAGCGCATTCTGCTCCGCGTTGAATTTCTGCTCCCGCACCAGCAGGCCATCGGGGGCAGATGCGGCAATCTGCTTGCGCAGGGCCTGCAGCATTTCCGTTACCTCATCCTCGCAGTCCTGCCGCACATAAGCCACCGACTCGGCATACTCCTGCGGGTCGTTGCCGAAGGGCTCAAAGCAGCGAAAAGCTCGGTGAGCCGCTTCAATGGCGCCATCTCCCTGCTTTTCCACGTAGCGCATAATCTCCTGCAAGGAGTCCCAGAGGCTGTACACATCCAGCCCAAAAAAGCCCACGCGTTGCTCTTGCGGGCGCTTTTGGTTGAGTTGGTGCAGCCAATCAATCAACGCCGAAATTTCCCAGTTGCCCCACATCCAGGTGGGCCAGCGGTTAAAGGTCTGCAGCAGGCGGGCGGCCGAGCCGTAGGTGACCTGGTCCTGCTTAATGGCCGCATTCACCTCAAAGCAGTCGGGCCAGTCGCCTTCCACCGCAATAAACTGAAAGCCCTTTTCCTTGATGAGGCGCTTGCTCAGCGCCGTGCGCCAGGTGTAATACTCATGCGTGCCGTGGGAGGCTTCCCCCAGCAGTACCAAGCGCGCCTCACCAATGGCTTCCAACAGCGGATCCAGGTCGGCGGCAGAATGCAGAGAATAGGTGGGAAGGAGCGTTTTCATGGTTGAGTTTGATGAGGGCGGAAACAGCGAGTGCGCTGCAATGGGGGTTGCAGCGCACTCGGTCAGACGTCAGACAGGGCAGACGAGCTTATTTATGGCTCTTATCCAGGTTTTTACCCAAGTCTTCTACCTGCTTCAGGAATTCCAGGGCGTCGGTGTCGCCGTAGGTGCCGTAGGCGGAGGAAATGGTGCCGCGTGCCCCGTCGGAGGTTTCCAGGGCATAGAGGATGGACATATCACTGGGGTCACTCTCCCCTTCAAAGCGGTAGAAATCCACAATCGTCACCTCATCGGGCGCGTAGCTCTTGGCCGATTCTTCGCTGATGGTATGCAGCCGGCCATCTTTTACGCGGAAGTCAGCTGTGAAACCTTCAGAGTTGAGGCGTTTTTCCACGTTTATTAAAGACCGTTCTTCTTCTTTGTCTTGCATGGGGAAGGGCGTTTGGTATGTAGGGAGAGCAATGGCGCAGGGGAAAAGAAAATCCCCGCATCGGCTATACGTAGCCAATGCGGGGACAGGTTGTTTTAATATCGGAGAAGAGAAACCGGCTACCTGGCAGCCTGGCGACTGGCGGCTGCCTCAATGGTTTTCTGCAGGCGGTCTACGTCAATAACCGAGCAGGCGCTGCCGCAGCCTTTGGCGCAGCCTTTGGCAGTTTTATCGAAAAAGGCCCGCCAGAAGATGCGGCCTACATAAAAGGCCGCGCCGGCAAAGAGCAGGGCTATAATGAGGTATTGTATCCACATGATGGTCACAAAACTACGAAGCCAAAGAAAAAGTTTAGGCGGGCGTGTGTGCCGGCCAATGTTCCCCAATTACTTCCTGCATCTCGGCGTGCACGGCGGTATTGGAGGCTACTACTTCCCGCCCGAAGATGGGGTCGCCGTCGTGCAGAAACTGCGTCACGTGGCCACCGGCCTCGCGCACCAGCAGAATGCCGGCGGCTACGTCGTAGGAGTTGATGTTGAACTCGAAATACCCATCAAAGCGGCCGGCGGCTACCCAGGCCAGGTCAATGGCGGCGGAGCCTACGCGGCGCACGCCGTTAGTGCGGCGCATAAACTCCTTCAGGATGGGCAGGTAGGTGTCGATGCGGTTGAAGTTGCTGTAGGGGAAGCCCGTGGCAATGAGGGAATGATTCAGGTCCTGGGTGGTGGAAACCCGGATGGGCTGCTCGTTGCAGAACGCCCCGCCGCCGCGCACGGCCCGGAAGCATTCCTTTTGGTTGACTTCGTAAATCACCCCAATCACCAGCTCGGCGCCCTGCATTAAAGCCACGCTCACGGAGTAGATGGGCAGGCCGTGGATGAAGTTGGTGGTGCCGTCCAGGGGGTCAATAATCCAGGTCAGCTCGGTGCCGGCGCTGGTGGCCTGGCTGCTGCCACCGGTGGTGCCTTCCTCGGTTATGAAGCCGGCCTCGGGCAGTAGCTCCCGCAACCCGGCTACCAGCAGCTTTTCCGCCTCTTGGTCTACGTAGGAGACCATATCGTGCAGGCCTTTGTGCTGAATGCGGCCCCGGTCGAAGGTAGCGGCTTCCTGATGAATGAACTGGCCGGCCCGGCGGGCTACCTCGGCTACCTGCAGGCTGAGTTGGTTGAAATCCATGAAGTGGAATTTATGTTTGGGACCCCTACTGTCATCCTGAGCTTGCGAAGGACCTTCTCCCGGCGGAACGATAATCGTTGTTACGACTCGTGCTGACGGGAGAAGGTCCTTCGGCTAACGCCTCAGGATGACAGTAGGGGTGTTAGTTAGATGTAAAACGGGTTTTGGAAGTAAACCGGCGTATCACCGTCAGCAAAAACAGCAACACCGCCAGTACCTGGCAGGCGGGGCCAATCAGCTCGCCGTAGCGGACGTAGAACGTCAGCTCCTCGTTCAGATGCACGGTGGCGCGGCTCACGGCCTGCACCCACCAGCCGGTTTGCTGGGTGATTTCGCCTTTCTGATTGATGAAGCCGGATATGCCCGTGTTGGCGGAGCGGGCAATGTCGCGGCGGGTTTCAATGGCGCGTAGGGTAGCGTACTGCAGGTGCTGCAAGTGGCCGGGCGAGTCAGACCACCAACCGTCGTTGGTGATAATGCCGATGAGCGTAGCGCCATTCTTCACGTAGTCGGCCACAAAGTCGCCATACACCGATTCATAGCAGATAACGGGCGCCAGGCGCAGGTTAGGCGTTTTGGTCTGGTACACGGTGCGCTCGGGCTGAGAGCCCAGGCCGCCGGCCGTGCCGCCCAAATCAATAACAAAAGCCGACAGCCACGGCGGTACGCCCTCCACGCCCGGCACCAGCCGCGACTTATGGTAGAACTCCGGCCGACCTACGGCCCCGGGGAAATGCACGGCCGCATTGAAGATATCATAGTAGCCCAAATCCTCGCGGAAGCGGGCGGTGGAGCTGGCTTCTTCCTTGGAGCGGTAGCGGCCCACGCTGGTCAGGCCGGTCACCAGCTCTACGCCGGGGTGCTGACCCAGCCACTGCCGGATACGCTGAATTTTCAGGTTGCCATCGAAGGAATCCTCGAAGTAAGTTTCATCCAGGGAGGTTTCGGGCCACAGTACCAGTTTAGTTTGCGGGGTCAGGTTTTTCCCGGTGAGGGTGAGCAGGCGCGTAAGCTGCTCATCGTAGGAAATGAAGTTGGGGCCGCTCTCAAACTTCTCATTGTAAGGGTCCACGTTGGGCTGAATCACCAGCACCTCGGCGGTAGCGCCTTTTTCCTGGTAGCTGCGGCCAATAATGGACGACAAGCTTATCGGCAGAACAACGGCCAGCACGGGCCACGCCCAGCGGAAGCGACCCTGCCCGAAGGTCCAGGGTGCTACACCTTCACGGCCAAACCAGGCCCAGAATACCAGCAGGTTTACGGCCCAGATCCAGACGGAGCCGCCCAGAAAGCCGGTGTACTCGTACCACTGCACCCACTGGTTGGCCTGCGCAAAGCCGTTGCCCAGCGTAAGCCAGGGCCAGGTGAGAAACCAGTGCAGGTGCAATTGCTCAAAGGCAATCCAGTAAACCGGTAAAGACAGGTAGCCCAGCGTAGGGCCCAGGCGCTTCTTGGTATGGTAGAACGCCATAACCGGCGCGCTCATCATCAAAGCATTACAGACCACGGCCGTGATGCCGCCGCCCAATGTGCTGTAGCTCACCCAGTAGGTGGTAAAGGCATTCCAGAGTACCAGCACCAGGTACGAGTAGCGCCACACCTTCCAGCCGCTGGAGCCGCGCTGCACCAGCAGCTGCTCCATCCGCAGATAGGGCACCCAGGCCACCAGCAGCAACAGGGCCAGGGCAGCGGGGTGCACCGGCCAGCCTGCCCACAGCAGGCCCGCGCTCAGGAAAGCCAGCAAGCTGGGCAGCCAATAGGCCCAACCGGCCACGGCCGGCGGGGCAATAGCAGCGGGAGCAGGGGCAAGGGTGGGGTTATTCGGCACGATGGTCTTCTTTATAACGGTCTTCTTTGATGCGTTCCTCCTTCAGGCCCTGCACCACCAGCACAATTTCGCCTTTGATGGCGGAGCGGCCCGCAAACTCGGCGGCCAGCTCGGAGAGAGAAGCCGTCACGGTTTCTTCAAACAGCTTGGTCAGCTCCCGGCTCACGGAGGCGGGGCGCTCGGGGCCCAGCACTTCGGCCAGCTGTTCCAGGGTTTTCACAATCCGGTGCGGCGACTCGTAAAAAATCATGGTGCGGGTTTCGGTGGCCAACTCCTTGAGGCGGGTCTGGCGGCCTTTTTTCACCGGCAGAAATCCTTCAAACGTAAACCGCTCGGCTCCGAAGCCCGATTTCAGTAGGGCCGGCACAAAGGCTGTGGCGCCCGGCAGGCACTCCACTTTCAGGCCCCGGGCCAGGCACTCGCGCACCAATAAAAAGCCGGGGTCAGAAATTCCGGGGGTGCCGGCATCCGACACCAGGGCCATTCGCTCGCCTTTTTCCAGCTTTTCCAGCAGGCGCTGCACCTGCTGGTGCTCGTTGTGGAGGTGGTAGCTGAGCATGGGCTTTTTCAGGCCCAGGTGCTGCATCAGGCGGCCGCTGGTGCGGGTATCTTCGGCCAATACGGTATCTACCTCGCCCAGAATGCGAATGGCCCGGAGGGTAATATCCTCCAGGTTGCCGATGGGGGTAGGAACCAGGTACAGAACGGTAGGCGTATCAGACATAAAGACAAAGGTAGTTGTCAGTTGCCGGTTGCCGGTTGTTGGTTACCAGCTGAAGATATTTGACCAAACCGGTAACAGGCAACTATCAACCGGCAACTGATTGCCCTTTATACTCCTCGGCCAGCTTATCAATGGCGGCGGCCAGCTGCCGGTCTTTTTCGGTCACGGTGTTGCCGGCATCGTGCGTGCGGAGCCGGAACGTAACCACGTTGTACTCATTGCTCCACCAGGGATGGTGGTTCTGATACTCGGCTTCCTCGGCTACATCGGTCATGAAGCTGAAGGCCGTCTGGAAGCTTTTGAACTTAAAAGTGCGGGTGAGGGCATTGTCTTGTTCGGTCCACATAACAGGGCAGAAGAAAGGGTGGGAGAAGAGCCGGAAGTAGTGTTTAAAATACGGGCTATCCTATACCCGCAGCCAATGGACCTCGTAAAAATCCGGACACCGTAATCTACGCTTTCTATGCCCTTACACCGTTTGTTAGATCAAAAGCTTAGTAAAGTCTATGAGCCTTCTTCCCGGATTGATGACGTGTTTAAAGGCTACGATATCACCTTTATTACCAATGAGCATGGGGAGCCAGTCACACTGTTCTTCGGCAAGCGCCGGCCCGATGGCGCCATTACCGGTGAGCGGTTCACGCGCACCATCAAGCGCAAGCCCGGCAGCCAGGAGGTGGCGCACAGCCACTGGGATTTGCGGGGCAAGATTATGCGCTAGCGGTTGAGCTGGCCCCGAACTTCCATCAGGGCAAAGCCCAGCAGGTTAAGGCCGGGCCATTCGGCGGGGTTAGCCGCCCGCGGATCGTCCTGCGCCAGTCCGATGCCCCAGATAACATCCACCGGGCTGGCTTCCACTAACACGCGCTGGCCGGTATCCAGAAGAAACTGGCGCAACGCGGGATACTGGCTGAATTTAGCCAGGTTGCCTTCCACCACGATGGCCACCCGGGCATCATTCCACAGGCCTTCCTCAAAATTTTGTACCTGGCGGCCCAGGGTTTTGGCTTGATGAGGATGAGGGGCGGCTAGGATGGCTTGCCGGGTAGCTTCATCCTGAAATAAACGCGCCTTTTCGGCCATCATGTAGTGCTCGGTGGTGGCGTAGGTCTGGCCATTTAGAGTGAAGGGCGCCGGGTACCACTGACTAAAGCATTCTTTGCCCACGGCAGCGCCCGGCCTTCCGGTATGGCCCCAGAAGAAAAGGTATTTCACAGGCTGCCTCTGGCTGAGGTAATCTAACAGGGCTTCGAGGGAGCGAACAGAGGCAAGAGCAGCAGCCATAAAGGAAAAAGAAGGCGGCGGTGGGTTCAGGGCTACCTCTCATCAAACCTAAACCTAATTCCAAAAACCACAGTACACTTTCTAGAATGAATTCCCATTCCACCTGCTGACCTTTTCTATGGCAACCGACCACAACAACCGCCCCATACGCGTTATAAACGACGATACCACCGATGAAGAGTTGGCTGCCGGCCACATCATTCCCGGGGCAAACCCACCTAAAAACGAAGATGCCCGCGGGGGCTTCGGCAACCGCGACGGCAAAGAAGGTTTTGGCACCGACAGCGGCAATGGCAGCACGGCCGTATCAGTAAACGAGAATACCGACAACATTCAGCATCCGCATGATAATATGCGCACCGAGGATGAAGGCCGCCCTAATGGTCCTAACCAGGACATGCCCGAAGAGCGGGACCTGGATCTGGAGTCGCGCCGGCCGGTAGATGAGCTGGATGCCGACGACGCCCGCCCCGGCCGCGACGAAATGCAGAACCCCAACTCCCGCGTGGGCATGGACCAGATGGAGCCCCGCCCCACCGGTACCAACGCCGACCTCGCCCGCCAGGGCACCAACGCCGACCTGACCGACCCCAACGCCACCGATACCGCCATTGACCAGTAAATATTTCACCCGGCTCCCTATTCTCTGAGGGTGCGGAGCCGGGCTTTTTTTGTTCACTTTTAACGGAAACGCGCCATGCCTTATAAGAGCAATAGCACCAACCAGCAGTCGAAGGAGAACCACGGCAACCCCGCCGGCACCGGCCAGCCCAAAGCCGAATCTTTGCCCGTCAATCAGCTCGATCCGGATCTGGAGGATCGGTTGGAACAGGAAGCGGCTGATGCACGTCAGCGTCACCCCAACCGCAACCTCGACAAGCCTGATATTGATAAACCCGCCTACAGCTAGGCTGTTTTTGGTTTGACTCCCGGCACCTTCCAGCTTTGGAAGGTGCTTTTTTTATTTCCTGCCTAAGATTATCCGCTGCTATGGCCCGCTTTGTTACCACTGATGTGCACGGCTGCCTGCGCACCCTGCGCCGCGCCCTGGAAGAAATTGTCCTGTTTTCGCCCCGCGACGAGCTCTATGTGCTGGGCGACTACGTGAACAAGGGCCCCGACAGCAAAGGCGTGCTCGACTACCTGATGCAGCTGCAGGCGCGCGGGCTGGCCGTACACTGCCTGCGCGGCAACCACGACCAGGAGCTGCTGGATGCCGCCCACGGCCACATAGGAAAAACCTGGGCCTCCCCCGCCGACCGGGAACTGACCCTCAGCAGCTTTGGCGCCGCCACGGCCGCCGATATTCCGCCCGTTTATCTGCACTGGCTGAATGCGCTGCCCTATGAGTTTGACCTGACGGATTTTGTGCTGGTGCACGCGGGCTTCGATTTTCGCCAGCCGCCGGATCTTATGCGGCAGGATCATCAGACCATGATGAACATTAAGCAATTCACCTTTGATGCTTCCCGCCTGCAGGGAAAGCGGCTGGTGCACGGCCATGTGCCCACGCCCGTAGCGGAGGTGCGCCGGCGGATAGCGGTGAAAGCCGGGGCCCTGAACCTGGACACCGGCTGCGTGTACCGCCACAACCCGGAGCTGGCCCACCTCAGCGTCCTGAACCTGGATACGCTTACGCTGCACACGGTGCCCAATAGCGAGGAGCCTTATACCATTGCTAAACGGCCTTCCTAACGCTTCCCAATCGGGGCAACCCGCTAGTTGGCAGTTCCCCACCCCCGCCGTACCTTTGAACCTATGGAAACCCACGCCCCCATCATTGCCCGAGACACGGTTATCTTTGATTTGATCCGTCAGGAAAAAGAACGTCAGACGCATGGCATCGAGCTGATTGCCTCCGAGAACTATGTTTCGGAGCAGGTGATGCAGGCGCAGGGCTCTATTCTGACCAATAAATACGCTGAGGGCCTGCCTGGCAAGCGCTACTATGGCGGCTGCGAAATCGTAGACCAGATTGAGCAGCTGGCCATTGACCGGGCCAAGGAGCTGTTTGGCGTGGAGTGGGTGAACGTGCAGCCGCACTCGGGCGCGCAGGCCAACGCCGCCGTGATGCTGGCGGTATTGCAGCCCGGCGACAAAATCCTGGGTTTCGACCTTTCCCACGGCGGCCACCTCACGCACGGCTCGCCGGTAAACTTCTCCGGCAAGCTCTATAAGCCGTCTTTCTATGGCGTGGAACCCGAAACCGGCCTCATCGACTGGCAGAAAGTAAAGGAAACTGCCAAGCGCGAGCAGCCTAAGCTCATCATCTGCGGCGCCTCGGCCTACTCCCGCGACTGGGACTACAAAGCCCTGCGCGAAGCCGCCGACGAGGTAGGTGCCCTGCTGCTGGCCGATATTTCGCACCCTTCCGGCCTCATTGCCAAGGGCTTGCTGAATAACCCCTTCGAGCACTGCCACATTGTTACCACCACCACGCATAAAACCCTGCGCGGCCCGCGCGGCGGCCTCATTATGCTGGGCAAGGACTTCGAAAACCCCTTCGGCCTGAAAACGCCCAAAGGCGACATCCGCATGATGTCAGCCTTGCTGGACTCGGGCGTATTCCCCGGCACGCAGGGCGGCCCCTTGGAGCACGTCATCGGCGCTAAGGCCGTGGCCTTTGGCGAGTGCCTCTCTGATGCTTACACTGACTACACCCAGCAGGTAATCCGCAATGCCCAGGCTCTGGCCAAAGGCTTTGTAGACCGTGGCTACCAGATTATCTCCGGCGGCACCGATAACCACCTGATGCTGATTGATCTGCGCAGCAAAGGACTCACCGGCAAGCTGGCGGAGAATACCCTCATCAAGGCCGATATCACCATCAACAAAAACATGGTGCCCTTCGATGATAAGTCGCCCTTCGTGACCAGTGGTATGCGGATCGGCTCAGCCGCCGTGACCACCCGCGGTCTGAAGGAAGCCGATATGAGCCGCATTGTGGAGTTCATTGATGATGTGCTGATGCACCACGACAATGACACCCACCTGGGGCAGGTGCGCCGGCAGATAAACGAGTGGATGCAGCAGTTTCCGCTGTTTGCCTAACCAAGAGGGCCGGCGCGTTAGTGCCGGCCTTCTGGCAGTTCACTTCTCTCTCATCACGCACCAGGGCACATGCCACAAGGAAGTCAAACGAAGTATGGTCTGTTCGGGAAACTGAAGGCTGTGGAAGGGAAAGGGGAGGAGTTGGCCGCCATTCTGCTGGAAGCGGCGCAACTGGTTTCCTCGGCTAAGGGGTGTTGGATTTATCTGGTCAGCCAGGATGTGCACAACGCCTCGGTGGTTTGGGTTACGGAAGTATGGGAAACCCAGGAGGACCATGACAATTCCCTTAAAGCCCCTGCAGTACGAGCCCTGATTAGCAAGGCCATGCCCCTGCTGGATGGTGCCCCCGAAAAAGGAACCACGCTGGCAGTATTAGGAGGGAAAGGCCTGCAATAGAACCTGTTCCGGGGGCGGCGTTGTTGCATGCGTTGCCATAAGCGCCATAAAGTGGAAGGGCCAACATCTGAAAGGATAGCCATTTCGTTTATGCCTCCACGGCACTCGTTATTCCTTAATTCAGCATTTTCTCTTTTCAGTGAATCAGCCTCAATTACAAACAGGACCCACGCTGGGCGACCAGCACGAAATGTCCTTCATTGACCACCTGGAGGCGTTGCGCTGGCACATCATTCGTGCCGCCATTGCAGTTGTAGTATTTACCCTGGCGGCGTTTTTTGCCAAGGACTTCCTGTTCCACGACCTGATTCTGGGCCCCTCCCGCCCCGATTTCTGGACCTACCGCATGTTCTGCAAGTTTGGCGCCTGGGTAGGTGCGCCGGATCTGTGCATCGATAAAATCGGGTTTGTAATTCAGAACCGTGAAATGAGCGGGCAGCTCACCATGCACATCAGCACCTCCTTTATTGTGGGTCTGGTGCTGGGCTTCCCGTATCTGTTCTGGGAAGTATGGCGCTTTATTAAGCCCGGCCTCTACCCACACGAGCGGAATAACTCGCAGGGTGCCGTGTTCTTCGTGTCGGTGCTGTTTATGCTGGGGCTGCTGTTCGGCTACTACATTGCCGCCCCGCTCAGCATCAATTTCCTGGCGGGCTACGTGGTAGACCCCACCATTGAAAACCAGATTGACATGCAGAGCTACATTTCCACGCTCACTACCATGTCCATGTCCTGTGCTTTTGTGTTTGAACTGCCCATGATTGTGTTCTTCCTGGCCAAAGCTGGGATGATTACCCCCGAAATCATGCGCGTGTACCGCAAGCACGCTATTGTGGTGATTCTGGTAATAGCTGCTATCATCACGCCCCCGGACGTTTCGGCGCAGATTATTGTTACCATTCCTATTCTGCTGCTCTACGAGCTGAGCATTAACATTGCCCGCATGGTGCGCCGCAACGATACTGCCCGCCTCAACGCCCAACTGGCCGAAAATAAAGGCGTCGCCTGATTTTCTGTCTTCATCTTCCTTTCTGATTTACGCTATGACACTTGCCATCGGCTCCGACCACGCCGGCTTTGAGTACAAGCAAATGCTGCTCGCATGGCTGCGCGATAACGGCTACCAGGTGGAGGACTTCGGAACCTATTCAGCGGACTCCGTAGACTACCCCGACTTTGTGCACCCGCTGGCCAGCGCCATAGAAGCCGGTGATTTTGAACGGGGAATCCTGGTGTGCGGCTCCGCCAATGGGGTAGCCATCACGGCTAACAAGCACCGGGGTGTGCGCGCCGCCATTGCCTGGATGCCGGAGATATCGCGCCTGGCCCGCCAGCACAACGATGCCAATATTATTTGCGTGCCCGCACGCTTTATCAGCGAGGAAGACGCCCGCGCCATCGTCAGCGAGTTTCTGAACACCGCTTTTGAAGGGGGCCGCCACCTGACCAGGGTAAATAAAATCGACTGCTAAGCCTGCCGGCTATCTGGCCGGCGAGTCCTGCTAAGAAAAAGCCCCTGATATCCAGTGTGATATCAGGGGCTTTTCGCTTATTCATTATTTCCGCTGATAGAGACGCGGCGTGCCGGCGGGCTTATAGCGCCCGAATACGGTGGGGGCCTTGTATTGCAGCTCCGGCATAAGGCCGGTCTGGTCGATGATATAGCGGGGTAGGCTGCTGGCCATATTGCGGGTAAGGCGCACCACAGCCGCATACTCGTTGAGGTGGCCAAAATCAATCTGCGAGAGGTCCCAGTCGAGGTAAGGGGTAACCAGCTGGTTCTGCAGATAGGGGCTGCGGTCGGGGCCCAGCACCAGCAGGGGCTGGTTTTGCAGCTTGGCGTAGGTGGGGTTGGGCCGCACGGCATAGTTGGCCTCGCTGGGCAGCCGCAGCACACCTTCCAGGTGAAGTAGGCTGCGGTAGCGCACGGTTGTCACCACCCCAATCAGGACCAGCAGCAGCACGTTCGTCAGCCAGGGGCGGGGGCTTTTCTGCCACAGGAATAAGCTGAAATACGCGGCCGGGGGCAGCAGCAGCACCAGGCTGCCGGGGGCCGTGCCGCGCGTGAGCAGCAAAATGCCCAGTGCCACCATCAGCCAGCTCAGCATCAGCTGCTGAAACTTCACCTGAAAAACCAGCCCCAGCGGCGTGGTAAACGTGCGCAGCAGGGAAAGCACCAACACGGCGCCGGGCACAATTAAAAGTTTGAGCAGCAGCTCGCGCGGCAGCCCTTCCTGCGCCGCCGCCAGCCCATAGAGCATGGGCCGCAAATGAAACTGGTTGAGGCCCGGCAGAGCATCGGCGTACAGGCAGAGAGTGGCCACTACGGCATAAGGAAACAGAAAACCACACACCAGCAGCAAAAAGCTGCGGAAGGAGTTGGCCGCGAAGATGATAACGGCAAACAAACCCACCAGCAGAAACAGCGCCAGCGGCAGGAAGGCCAGAGCGGCGGTACCAATCAGGAACCCGGCCCGGAACAGGCGGCGGTTATCATAGCCTTCCCGCAGGGTGGGCAGCAGGGCGCTCAGGGCGTACACAACGCCGGTTTGCCCCAGCAGCAGCGGAGAAAGGGTATCCAGGTCGGTGGTGATGCTGCCCAGCAGCAGGTAGGTGAGAGCCACCAGATAGCCCCGCTCCGGGTGTACGCCGCTGCGGTTGAGCACAAAGTTCAGGCGCAGGGCCTGCGCTACCAGCGCCGTGAGGGCCAGCAGGCGGTAAAGCCACACGGGCCGGGAGGCTATAGTATCCAGCAGACCCAGAAATACCGTGACCAGGGGCGCCATGCTGTCGTACAGGTCGCGGTAGGGAATGGCCCCGGCGTGGATTCGCTCCCCCACCAGCAGGGCGTGCAGTTCGGCGGGCGTTACGGGCAGGCCCAGTAGCAGGGGCAGCCGCAGCCCCAAAATCAGCAGCAGCAGGGCTGCCAGCCGCGTAAGAAGCGTACTTTTGAAGAAACCTAGCAAGGAGCAGAAAGCAACAAACCGATAAATAAGGCCGCCGGATACCCGACGCCGGGCCGGCCGCCGTCAAAAGTAGCAGGTAGGCCGCGCACTTCGACCGTATAAGCCTGATAGATGCGGCGCATATCTATCGGTTTAGGAAGCCCCGAAACCCGTACCTTTGTTTTTCTAACGTATGGAAAGTAAACGACAACAGAAATTTGCCAGCCTGTTACAGCAGGAACTGGCCTCCGTTTTGCAGCGCGACCTGCCCCACCTGTTCCCGGGCCTGGCGCCGGGCATCAGCACCGTGCGCGTATCGCCGGATCTGGGCGTTGCCCGCATTTACCTGAGCAGCCTGCTGGCCAATAGCGGCGA carries:
- the lnt gene encoding apolipoprotein N-acyltransferase, with protein sequence MPNNPTLAPAPAAIAPPAVAGWAYWLPSLLAFLSAGLLWAGWPVHPAALALLLLVAWVPYLRMEQLLVQRGSSGWKVWRYSYLVLVLWNAFTTYWVSYSTLGGGITAVVCNALMMSAPVMAFYHTKKRLGPTLGYLSLPVYWIAFEQLHLHWFLTWPWLTLGNGFAQANQWVQWYEYTGFLGGSVWIWAVNLLVFWAWFGREGVAPWTFGQGRFRWAWPVLAVVLPISLSSIIGRSYQEKGATAEVLVIQPNVDPYNEKFESGPNFISYDEQLTRLLTLTGKNLTPQTKLVLWPETSLDETYFEDSFDGNLKIQRIRQWLGQHPGVELVTGLTSVGRYRSKEEASSTARFREDLGYYDIFNAAVHFPGAVGRPEFYHKSRLVPGVEGVPPWLSAFVIDLGGTAGGLGSQPERTVYQTKTPNLRLAPVICYESVYGDFVADYVKNGATLIGIITNDGWWSDSPGHLQHLQYATLRAIETRRDIARSANTGISGFINQKGEITQQTGWWVQAVSRATVHLNEELTFYVRYGELIGPACQVLAVLLFLLTVIRRFTSKTRFTSN
- a CDS encoding NADAR family protein; the encoded protein is MAAALASVRSLEALLDYLSQRQPVKYLFFWGHTGRPGAAVGKECFSQWYPAPFTLNGQTYATTEHYMMAEKARLFQDEATRQAILAAPHPHQAKTLGRQVQNFEEGLWNDARVAIVVEGNLAKFSQYPALRQFLLDTGQRVLVEASPVDVIWGIGLAQDDPRAANPAEWPGLNLLGFALMEVRGQLNR
- the rsmI gene encoding 16S rRNA (cytidine(1402)-2'-O)-methyltransferase, producing MSDTPTVLYLVPTPIGNLEDITLRAIRILGEVDTVLAEDTRTSGRLMQHLGLKKPMLSYHLHNEHQQVQRLLEKLEKGERMALVSDAGTPGISDPGFLLVRECLARGLKVECLPGATAFVPALLKSGFGAERFTFEGFLPVKKGRQTRLKELATETRTMIFYESPHRIVKTLEQLAEVLGPERPASVSRELTKLFEETVTASLSELAAEFAGRSAIKGEIVLVVQGLKEERIKEDRYKEDHRAE
- the glyA gene encoding serine hydroxymethyltransferase, yielding METHAPIIARDTVIFDLIRQEKERQTHGIELIASENYVSEQVMQAQGSILTNKYAEGLPGKRYYGGCEIVDQIEQLAIDRAKELFGVEWVNVQPHSGAQANAAVMLAVLQPGDKILGFDLSHGGHLTHGSPVNFSGKLYKPSFYGVEPETGLIDWQKVKETAKREQPKLIICGASAYSRDWDYKALREAADEVGALLLADISHPSGLIAKGLLNNPFEHCHIVTTTTHKTLRGPRGGLIMLGKDFENPFGLKTPKGDIRMMSALLDSGVFPGTQGGPLEHVIGAKAVAFGECLSDAYTDYTQQVIRNAQALAKGFVDRGYQIISGGTDNHLMLIDLRSKGLTGKLAENTLIKADITINKNMVPFDDKSPFVTSGMRIGSAAVTTRGLKEADMSRIVEFIDDVLMHHDNDTHLGQVRRQINEWMQQFPLFA
- a CDS encoding metallophosphoesterase family protein, whose amino-acid sequence is MARFVTTDVHGCLRTLRRALEEIVLFSPRDELYVLGDYVNKGPDSKGVLDYLMQLQARGLAVHCLRGNHDQELLDAAHGHIGKTWASPADRELTLSSFGAATAADIPPVYLHWLNALPYEFDLTDFVLVHAGFDFRQPPDLMRQDHQTMMNIKQFTFDASRLQGKRLVHGHVPTPVAEVRRRIAVKAGALNLDTGCVYRHNPELAHLSVLNLDTLTLHTVPNSEEPYTIAKRPS
- a CDS encoding erythromycin esterase family protein; protein product: MKTLLPTYSLHSAADLDPLLEAIGEARLVLLGEASHGTHEYYTWRTALSKRLIKEKGFQFIAVEGDWPDCFEVNAAIKQDQVTYGSAARLLQTFNRWPTWMWGNWEISALIDWLHQLNQKRPQEQRVGFFGLDVYSLWDSLQEIMRYVEKQGDGAIEAAHRAFRCFEPFGNDPQEYAESVAYVRQDCEDEVTEMLQALRKQIAASAPDGLLVREQKFNAEQNALVAVNAERYYRAMIKGGSASWNVRDEHMMETLTRLLDLHGPDSKAIIWEHNTHIGDARYTDMPRDGSVNVGQLAREKYGRDKVFAVGFGSYQGSVVAGKKWGATPEKMPVPEAPAGSWENILHQQLHGENGLLLSKELSPLPILQQPIGHRAIGVVYRPQFERFGNYVPSILPERYDAFLFLDKTKALHPLPIQADEHTPPDLYPWVY
- a CDS encoding 4a-hydroxytetrahydrobiopterin dehydratase, which produces MWTEQDNALTRTFKFKSFQTAFSFMTDVAEEAEYQNHHPWWSNEYNVVTFRLRTHDAGNTVTEKDRQLAAAIDKLAEEYKGQSVAG
- a CDS encoding FeoB-associated Cys-rich membrane protein is translated as MWIQYLIIALLFAGAAFYVGRIFWRAFFDKTAKGCAKGCGSACSVIDVDRLQKTIEAAASRQAAR
- a CDS encoding inositol monophosphatase family protein — encoded protein: MDFNQLSLQVAEVARRAGQFIHQEAATFDRGRIQHKGLHDMVSYVDQEAEKLLVAGLRELLPEAGFITEEGTTGGSSQATSAGTELTWIIDPLDGTTNFIHGLPIYSVSVALMQGAELVIGVIYEVNQKECFRAVRGGGAFCNEQPIRVSTTQDLNHSLIATGFPYSNFNRIDTYLPILKEFMRRTNGVRRVGSAAIDLAWVAAGRFDGYFEFNINSYDVAAGILLVREAGGHVTQFLHDGDPIFGREVVASNTAVHAEMQEVIGEHWPAHTPA